A genomic segment from Novipirellula artificiosorum encodes:
- a CDS encoding LamG domain-containing protein gives MSADNHQLQTLRTLIVKSQYESLSESEITQLNTLICSEKGALEAVALIDQLCALTDSGGLDSLPMAEVLSEAFGREATSGTVSRHGESVSPKNVPASLDDANAGLSRERAASSSQPNRWTKAYWWVGLAASHLLIASLAWSLAKPSSNNAPPADLAFDAWPPQLVSMTACVWRTSGDLVPTIGAPIRSGEILNLVEGIAEFRIGESTPGEALVRLEGPASVHIRNDGGLGFLDGSMTVKSLGIGSRNVTVETPIGTVLVDGQSSIGMVLSDAESEVHVFAGRVLVQPIPMAAAAPAIKLAEGEAVRISAKSEEGLTVVKFEASEANFASVRSPGFDPLYLGEEYVHAVLDSQPSVYWRFEGLTGEYPGFVENQGSAPGMHAVVIGNPGWRQYGDNRVAELGSSTSSAFRSLEPWPLKPLDEYTIEMWVKPLLFHHGEVICMHDLEALADGRYPHTMMLEATSHHYFTHRLTDSPPNRFRFVHRALGAAKPISATNLFAGSQYKAREWQHVVAQKKGNQQMLWIDGQLSAERDNPVPLNENVQILIGQVYPDSVYRRFVGQIDEVALYDRCLTPQELRTHIKAAGRSVAPKQAN, from the coding sequence ATGAGTGCGGACAACCACCAACTGCAAACCTTACGCACCTTGATTGTAAAATCGCAGTACGAATCACTGAGCGAATCCGAGATCACACAACTCAACACGCTGATATGCTCGGAAAAGGGTGCCCTTGAGGCAGTCGCTCTGATTGACCAACTTTGCGCCTTGACCGACTCTGGGGGACTGGACTCCTTGCCGATGGCGGAGGTTCTATCCGAAGCATTCGGCAGGGAAGCGACCTCGGGAACCGTGTCTCGTCACGGGGAGTCCGTTTCCCCAAAAAACGTGCCGGCGAGTTTGGACGACGCGAATGCGGGCTTGTCGCGAGAACGAGCGGCTTCGTCCTCTCAGCCTAACCGATGGACGAAGGCTTATTGGTGGGTCGGTCTAGCAGCCAGCCATTTGCTGATCGCCTCGTTGGCATGGTCTCTTGCAAAGCCCTCGTCGAACAATGCGCCCCCAGCAGATCTCGCTTTCGATGCATGGCCACCGCAACTCGTTTCGATGACGGCGTGTGTTTGGCGTACTTCGGGTGACTTGGTCCCGACGATTGGCGCACCGATTCGATCAGGTGAGATCCTGAATCTTGTCGAAGGCATCGCGGAATTTAGGATTGGAGAAAGTACACCTGGTGAGGCGCTCGTCCGTCTCGAGGGGCCCGCGAGCGTCCATATTCGCAACGATGGCGGCCTTGGATTTCTCGATGGTTCCATGACGGTCAAGTCACTTGGTATTGGGAGCAGAAACGTCACGGTGGAGACCCCGATCGGCACGGTTCTTGTTGACGGGCAAAGTTCAATCGGAATGGTTCTGAGTGACGCTGAGAGTGAAGTTCATGTGTTCGCCGGACGGGTTTTGGTGCAGCCCATCCCGATGGCCGCCGCAGCGCCCGCAATCAAATTGGCAGAGGGAGAAGCCGTACGTATTTCCGCAAAGTCAGAAGAGGGGCTGACGGTCGTCAAATTTGAGGCTTCCGAAGCCAACTTTGCTTCGGTCCGCTCGCCCGGATTCGATCCGTTGTATTTGGGCGAAGAGTACGTTCACGCCGTTTTGGATTCCCAGCCAAGCGTTTACTGGCGATTTGAGGGACTCACGGGTGAGTATCCTGGTTTCGTTGAGAACCAAGGCAGCGCACCGGGTATGCATGCGGTAGTCATTGGCAATCCCGGCTGGCGTCAATATGGCGACAACCGGGTTGCCGAATTAGGGTCCTCGACCTCCTCAGCATTCCGATCCTTGGAGCCTTGGCCGCTGAAGCCTCTGGATGAGTACACCATTGAGATGTGGGTCAAGCCGCTCTTGTTTCACCACGGTGAAGTCATCTGCATGCATGATTTGGAGGCATTGGCGGATGGCCGATACCCTCACACGATGATGCTTGAAGCCACATCGCATCACTATTTTACCCATCGACTGACTGATTCTCCGCCCAACCGATTTCGCTTTGTCCATCGTGCACTCGGCGCAGCCAAGCCGATCAGTGCTACGAACTTGTTTGCGGGATCACAGTACAAAGCTCGGGAATGGCAACACGTCGTCGCGCAGAAGAAAGGGAATCAGCAGATGTTGTGGATCGATGGGCAACTGTCCGCGGAACGAGACAACCCCGTTCCGCTTAACGAGAACGTACAGATCCTTATTGGACAGGTTTACCCCGACTCGGTCTATCGGCGATTCGTCGGGCAGATCGATGAGGTCGCCCTTTACGACCGTTGCCTTACCCCGCAAGAGTTGCGGACGCATATCAAGGCCGCAGGACGCTCGGTCGCACCGAAGCAAGCGAATTGA
- a CDS encoding sigma-70 family RNA polymerase sigma factor, whose product MWCFGKKFSQYDPTGDFGAWACRIAHYEMLKHRESMRRIKLLSDEALESLAEAAVPISAELSERRTALSDCLKKLPSSDHDLIRQKYFEGLSVGEMSIRLGRSTHAIYRELSKVHGLLLRCVKRASTEVLS is encoded by the coding sequence GTGTGGTGCTTTGGAAAAAAGTTTTCGCAGTACGATCCGACTGGCGATTTTGGGGCCTGGGCCTGCCGCATCGCACATTACGAGATGCTTAAACATCGCGAATCAATGCGTCGTATTAAACTTTTGAGTGACGAAGCCCTTGAGTCGCTAGCCGAAGCGGCGGTGCCCATCTCCGCCGAATTGAGTGAGCGTCGGACAGCACTGTCAGACTGCCTTAAAAAGCTCCCCTCGTCAGATCACGACTTGATTCGTCAGAAGTACTTCGAAGGCTTAAGCGTCGGTGAGATGTCCATCCGCTTGGGGCGCTCGACGCATGCAATCTACCGTGAATTGAGCAAAGTGCACGGCTTACTTTTGCGATGCGTAAAACGTGCGTCAACCGAGGTGCTTTCATGA
- a CDS encoding DUF1559 family PulG-like putative transporter: MKRQRTGFTLVELLVVIAIIGVLVGLLLPAVQAAREAARRMSCSNNVKQIGLAIHNYHSAFSALPMQATGTYIPEGRDPWDTNPGREISSNMRLSFLVGLTPFFEQQ, from the coding sequence ATGAAACGACAACGTACTGGATTCACACTCGTCGAATTGCTGGTTGTCATTGCGATCATCGGTGTGTTGGTAGGCTTGCTTCTACCAGCGGTCCAGGCGGCTCGCGAGGCCGCTCGACGAATGAGTTGCAGCAATAACGTCAAGCAAATCGGGCTGGCGATCCACAACTACCACTCTGCATTCAGTGCGTTGCCGATGCAGGCTACAGGCACGTACATCCCCGAGGGCCGAGACCCCTGGGATACGAACCCTGGACGTGAAATTTCGAGCAACATGCGTCTTTCGTTTCTCGTCGGGCTGACACCTTTCTTCGAGCAACAAG
- a CDS encoding N-acyl amino acid synthase FeeM domain-containing protein, translating into MLEQSQRRYEFKTADSACERAEVNQLLYRTFVLEIPRYDDPGTDSLVDKFDHCNIYFVAIHDGCVCGTMAVHDGPIFSAASAIANPSVLAQLSRPLLEARIFAVDSNHRSGVVFAGLACSVHQYAISNGYAHILISGLERRQDMYERMGFRSLGPPVVRGNDRFVPMSLDLATVPTQVKKDLKRWSTIL; encoded by the coding sequence ATGCTCGAGCAATCGCAACGACGCTATGAATTTAAGACCGCTGACTCGGCTTGCGAGCGGGCGGAGGTCAACCAACTTCTCTATCGGACATTCGTATTAGAGATTCCTCGGTACGATGATCCCGGCACAGACTCTCTTGTTGATAAATTTGATCACTGCAACATCTACTTCGTCGCTATTCATGACGGATGCGTGTGTGGCACCATGGCGGTTCATGACGGCCCTATCTTTTCCGCCGCTAGCGCAATTGCAAATCCAAGCGTACTCGCACAACTTAGCCGACCACTTCTAGAGGCGAGGATTTTCGCAGTGGATTCGAACCATCGATCTGGAGTTGTCTTCGCGGGGTTGGCATGCAGCGTCCATCAATACGCCATCTCGAATGGCTATGCCCACATTTTGATCTCCGGACTCGAACGGCGACAAGACATGTACGAGCGAATGGGATTTCGCTCGCTTGGGCCCCCGGTCGTTCGTGGGAACGACCGATTTGTCCCGATGTCATTGGATCTGGCGACCGTTCCAACTCAGGTTAAAAAGGACTTGAAGAGGTGGAGTACGATTCTGTAA
- a CDS encoding leucine-rich repeat domain-containing protein codes for MKHHFGDLLDRNADYWTIVPNRDRYAFRIGDVPSNSPEVTIVTIGKGDENWKTVFTLPNLEELTLHEPTREQLHAIGELTSVKRLRITHARPKTIDFLRNMSQVEELVLEYVSGFSDLAPLGDLRRLRALHVENLRRVSSFSGLSGIGSLKYLSICGTLDWKQPIDDFTFFDELQGLEVLSLWQIINKSPYPAMLPAMNLKGLKKLKLHRSYLATNEYALLEVILKGVEGAIWGPYGTRADSELELPDDDVRAQLPREVLEANHPEVRIYYDGKRVIDDPSSLWFEFTGKGAGRAKCSSALAESKCKEFSEQFAEMKQRAETIVTGCG; via the coding sequence ATGAAACATCATTTCGGAGATCTTCTCGATCGAAACGCTGACTATTGGACGATCGTGCCGAACCGAGATCGGTATGCCTTCCGTATCGGAGACGTGCCTTCTAACAGCCCCGAGGTCACAATCGTCACGATTGGGAAAGGCGATGAGAATTGGAAAACTGTCTTTACACTACCGAATCTCGAAGAACTGACCTTACACGAGCCCACCCGTGAGCAACTGCATGCTATCGGCGAGCTTACGTCGGTTAAACGTCTGAGGATCACGCATGCTAGACCGAAGACGATCGACTTTCTGCGCAACATGTCGCAGGTCGAAGAACTCGTGCTGGAGTACGTCTCGGGCTTTTCCGATTTAGCACCCCTTGGCGACCTACGGCGGCTGCGTGCGCTGCATGTAGAGAACCTACGTCGCGTTTCAAGCTTCTCCGGACTCTCAGGCATCGGGAGCCTCAAGTACCTATCCATTTGCGGTACGTTGGACTGGAAGCAGCCAATCGATGACTTTACGTTCTTCGATGAGTTGCAGGGCCTTGAAGTGCTTTCGCTCTGGCAAATCATCAACAAATCGCCATACCCTGCCATGCTGCCAGCGATGAATCTGAAGGGCTTGAAGAAACTCAAACTCCATCGAAGCTATCTGGCAACGAACGAGTACGCACTGCTCGAGGTCATACTCAAGGGCGTTGAAGGAGCAATCTGGGGGCCCTACGGCACGAGAGCAGACTCCGAGTTGGAACTTCCCGACGATGATGTGCGGGCCCAATTGCCAAGAGAGGTCCTTGAGGCTAACCATCCCGAAGTAAGAATATATTACGACGGGAAGCGTGTGATAGACGATCCGAGCTCCCTGTGGTTCGAGTTCACCGGGAAGGGGGCAGGTCGAGCCAAGTGCAGCAGTGCCCTGGCGGAATCGAAGTGCAAGGAATTCAGCGAACAGTTCGCCGAAATGAAGCAACGAGCAGAGACAATCGTGACCGGTTGCGGCTGA
- a CDS encoding glycosyl hydrolase family 95 catalytic domain-containing protein, producing the protein MRMHHFVGLLISVLMLWSVSITSLTAADALPDKGAVSSTAAVRWEEAFVTGNGRMGAMLLGNPENETLIANHCRLFLPLGSYEKVPDLSAHLPELRRIYRDNGSDAAMSFLMSKAADQGFPGIINTDPFHPGLFVHVRQRSEGSVRDYLRTENFQTGEVAVRWKDDRGSFRRRLFVSRPDNVIALSLLSDSVGQLSCDLEFPTPAPVEKTPIGDKGWRAGVDPDLIVSNRTMAANSVTFHNIYARGKGGFDVAVRLTVDGGQAEVVDERVRITAANEVLLLVRIVPWKTPLPTQASDAWAYSAENPDFENRLGHFDPTPALSETSVVPYRTSEEATALLPQIVRSLEGLETDYDALFVPHQKQHGDLFDRVSIDLGGGEDRMKTSEELLSIASGEKRIPAALAERIYDGGRYMFICCAGELPPNLQGIWTGTWRPAWSGDFTLDTNLQLAMKHAYTADLGELMPGYFRMIEDFYPEWSLNAQRTYGSPGYLTNARASNTALLLHWGKWPGVFWTGGCGWLAHFFYDHWLFTGDETFLRERTVPLLKEIASFYENYMILDPTTGRFEFIPSYSPETGAGISATMDVMICKDVLKNLITACNVLDIEQSDVPKWEAMLAGLPEYRINDDGALAEWIPDGGPERYQHRHLSHLHACYEAIDDLDPAQTPELWAAAQEALRRRIHSGGEVSSHGRVHMGLAAAFLRMPEEAYGRLEAMATGQSMYASMMCSHEPDGRIFNCDANGAMPEIIHRMILQSRPGALDLLPALPKAWPRGEIRGIKARGRITINHLAWDLAVGRLTLRLTSECDQDVVLRMPNAKTIDSISSSGDPAILQSSAGIANGRSESLKEGESIEFDIRIPSP; encoded by the coding sequence ATGAGAATGCATCATTTTGTGGGGCTATTAATATCGGTTTTGATGCTCTGGTCTGTGTCGATCACCAGCCTCACAGCAGCGGATGCGTTGCCCGATAAGGGCGCGGTCAGTTCGACTGCTGCCGTCCGTTGGGAAGAAGCATTCGTGACAGGCAACGGCCGTATGGGGGCGATGCTGCTGGGAAACCCTGAAAACGAAACGTTGATTGCCAACCATTGCCGACTGTTTCTTCCACTGGGCAGCTACGAAAAGGTTCCGGATCTATCCGCCCACCTGCCCGAACTCCGGCGGATTTACCGAGACAACGGCAGCGACGCCGCGATGTCGTTTTTGATGAGCAAGGCCGCAGACCAAGGTTTTCCAGGCATCATTAACACGGATCCTTTTCATCCCGGCCTCTTCGTCCATGTCAGGCAACGATCGGAGGGCAGTGTGCGTGACTACCTGCGCACCGAAAATTTTCAAACCGGCGAGGTCGCGGTTCGTTGGAAAGATGATCGCGGGAGTTTCCGCCGCCGCTTGTTCGTTTCACGGCCAGACAACGTGATCGCCTTGTCGCTTTTGTCCGATTCTGTGGGACAGCTTTCCTGTGATTTGGAATTCCCGACTCCTGCCCCTGTCGAGAAGACGCCCATTGGCGATAAGGGGTGGCGAGCTGGGGTCGACCCCGATTTGATCGTTTCCAACCGTACGATGGCAGCGAACTCGGTCACGTTTCATAACATCTACGCACGTGGCAAAGGCGGATTCGATGTCGCCGTTCGGTTGACGGTCGATGGTGGCCAGGCCGAGGTGGTTGATGAACGCGTTCGCATCACCGCTGCAAATGAAGTTCTTCTGCTCGTCAGGATCGTCCCCTGGAAAACCCCGCTTCCAACGCAGGCGAGCGATGCCTGGGCGTATTCGGCCGAGAATCCCGATTTCGAGAATCGCCTTGGCCACTTTGATCCCACCCCCGCATTGAGCGAGACATCGGTTGTCCCCTACCGGACCTCGGAAGAAGCCACCGCATTGCTCCCGCAGATCGTGCGATCACTCGAGGGGCTCGAGACCGACTACGACGCGCTTTTTGTTCCTCATCAAAAGCAGCATGGCGACCTGTTTGATCGCGTTTCAATTGATCTTGGTGGTGGCGAGGACCGGATGAAGACCAGCGAGGAGTTACTATCCATCGCCAGTGGCGAGAAGCGAATACCGGCGGCGCTAGCCGAAAGGATTTACGATGGCGGTCGCTACATGTTTATCTGCTGCGCTGGAGAGCTGCCTCCTAACCTCCAGGGAATCTGGACAGGCACTTGGCGTCCGGCTTGGTCGGGAGATTTTACACTCGACACGAATCTTCAGTTGGCCATGAAGCACGCTTACACTGCCGACCTGGGCGAACTGATGCCGGGATACTTCCGCATGATTGAGGACTTTTACCCGGAATGGAGTCTGAATGCGCAACGAACTTATGGATCTCCAGGCTATCTGACCAACGCACGAGCCTCCAACACGGCGTTGCTACTGCACTGGGGGAAATGGCCTGGAGTATTCTGGACGGGCGGATGCGGTTGGCTCGCCCACTTTTTCTACGACCACTGGTTGTTCACGGGTGACGAGACGTTCTTGCGAGAACGCACGGTCCCGCTGTTGAAGGAAATTGCTTCATTCTACGAGAATTATATGATCCTCGATCCGACTACCGGACGCTTTGAATTTATTCCATCGTATTCGCCAGAGACTGGCGCCGGCATCTCCGCGACGATGGACGTGATGATCTGTAAAGATGTTTTGAAAAACCTGATCACCGCATGCAACGTGCTGGATATCGAGCAGTCCGACGTTCCAAAATGGGAAGCCATGCTGGCAGGGCTTCCGGAGTACCGGATCAACGACGACGGGGCTCTTGCCGAGTGGATTCCGGATGGTGGACCGGAGCGTTATCAACACCGTCACCTCTCCCACTTGCACGCCTGCTACGAAGCAATCGATGACCTTGATCCCGCTCAGACGCCAGAACTTTGGGCAGCCGCCCAGGAGGCTCTGCGACGACGCATCCACTCCGGAGGCGAGGTTTCGTCGCACGGTCGCGTCCATATGGGCCTCGCCGCAGCGTTCCTGCGAATGCCCGAGGAAGCCTACGGGCGATTGGAAGCGATGGCCACCGGCCAGTCGATGTACGCCAGCATGATGTGCTCTCATGAACCGGATGGGCGTATCTTTAACTGCGATGCCAACGGCGCCATGCCGGAGATCATCCACCGCATGATTCTGCAATCGCGGCCCGGCGCATTGGATCTCTTGCCCGCCCTACCGAAAGCTTGGCCACGCGGCGAAATTCGCGGCATTAAGGCCCGCGGACGCATCACGATCAATCACCTGGCTTGGGATCTTGCGGTCGGCCGTCTGACGCTTCGGCTTACCAGCGAATGCGACCAAGACGTCGTTCTGCGCATGCCGAATGCCAAAACGATCGATAGCATCTCAAGCTCGGGTGATCCAGCGATTCTGCAATCATCGGCCGGCATCGCGAATGGACGCTCGGAGTCTCTCAAGGAAGGAGAGTCGATCGAGTTCGACATCCGAATCCCATCACCGTAA
- a CDS encoding NPCBM/NEW2 domain-containing protein — translation MVEGLVGGQWTPLYKSPVMRGGDNAIAIDIKFPTGMEQLRLKTTDGGNDANSDHATWADAKFTE, via the coding sequence ATCGTTGAAGGTCTTGTCGGTGGTCAGTGGACACCGCTTTACAAAAGTCCCGTGATGCGGGGTGGCGACAACGCGATTGCGATCGATATAAAATTCCCCACCGGCATGGAGCAACTCCGCCTGAAAACCACGGATGGTGGCAACGACGCCAATTCGGATCACGCCACCTGGGCTGACGCCAAGTTCACGGAGTAG
- a CDS encoding Ig-like domain-containing protein: MERILEQHRDVPVTALEIDPIQAVIDVGKTIGLKHRVVPRDAIRQNMIWQSSDPHVATVDKFGH; encoded by the coding sequence TTGGAACGCATCCTCGAGCAACATCGGGATGTACCGGTGACGGCGTTGGAGATTGATCCGATTCAAGCAGTGATCGATGTCGGCAAAACTATCGGGTTAAAACATCGCGTTGTGCCACGCGACGCGATACGGCAAAACATGATTTGGCAGTCGAGTGATCCGCATGTTGCAACGGTAGACAAGTTCGGTCATTAA
- a CDS encoding alpha-L-fucosidase produces MRSINAHLLGLLFVTSFLSETTFAQETATNVVEPTWESMAEHYQVPEWFVDGKLGVWFHWGISSAIDENRPNDGSHYGRRMYGPNDGETGGQLTMTETLTEWHTKHYGDPADFGYEKLVPLLKAERWDPDALVKFVKDNGARLIMPVATHHDNFDMYDSSHPWNSVKMGPHRDTLREWKDAAAKQGLKFGVSTHLYWSPRFFNTARKYQKEGTPEWKLFNMDYDPKTYSAQDSWNQHWYDRCWELIEKYDPDMFNNDAPFPDERRGKGLGIKLFSSYINRDLEENSGKQTVVFSCKSGNLDKAAFTYNLERGSASDIHPEPWMWATDLSGNWFYRKGAVNRMAVPVMVGNAVDAISKNGVVMLNIALKGDGTIPENQLAYLTAFGDFLKINGEGIYGARPWKIFGEGPLKMKDGRQGENHEQFSQEDIRFTTKDGMLYAFVLAPPTTDIVIKTLATDGILDQEISTIELMGSDEELKWNRGASGLTIQVPNTLPNTVVSGFRITLK; encoded by the coding sequence ATGCGAAGTATCAACGCCCATCTGTTAGGGTTGCTTTTCGTTACCAGTTTCCTCTCGGAGACAACCTTCGCACAGGAAACTGCAACGAACGTCGTCGAGCCGACGTGGGAGTCGATGGCCGAACACTATCAAGTTCCCGAATGGTTCGTGGATGGAAAACTCGGTGTCTGGTTTCACTGGGGGATTTCATCGGCGATTGATGAGAATCGTCCCAATGATGGCTCGCATTACGGTCGCCGGATGTACGGGCCGAACGACGGCGAGACCGGAGGCCAACTGACGATGACCGAGACGTTGACCGAGTGGCATACCAAGCACTATGGCGATCCCGCCGATTTCGGGTATGAGAAGCTCGTTCCGCTGCTCAAGGCGGAGCGGTGGGATCCCGATGCGCTGGTGAAGTTCGTCAAGGACAACGGCGCGCGTTTAATCATGCCGGTGGCCACGCATCACGATAACTTCGACATGTATGATTCGTCGCATCCGTGGAACTCGGTCAAGATGGGGCCGCACCGGGACACGCTGCGGGAATGGAAGGATGCCGCCGCGAAGCAGGGACTTAAGTTTGGCGTATCGACGCACCTCTACTGGTCGCCGCGCTTTTTCAATACCGCGCGCAAATATCAGAAGGAGGGGACCCCGGAGTGGAAGCTTTTCAACATGGACTACGATCCGAAGACTTATTCGGCCCAGGATTCGTGGAACCAGCACTGGTATGACCGCTGTTGGGAATTGATCGAGAAGTACGATCCCGACATGTTCAACAACGATGCCCCGTTTCCAGATGAGCGGCGCGGCAAGGGGCTGGGTATCAAACTGTTTTCGTCGTACATCAACCGAGACTTAGAAGAAAATAGCGGCAAGCAGACCGTCGTCTTTTCGTGCAAAAGCGGGAACCTCGACAAAGCCGCCTTCACCTACAATCTCGAGCGCGGCAGTGCCTCCGACATCCACCCCGAGCCGTGGATGTGGGCAACGGATCTGTCGGGGAACTGGTTCTACCGCAAGGGCGCCGTGAACCGCATGGCCGTCCCGGTGATGGTCGGAAACGCGGTCGATGCGATCAGCAAGAATGGCGTCGTCATGCTGAACATCGCGCTCAAGGGCGACGGCACGATTCCCGAGAACCAGCTCGCCTATCTGACCGCCTTTGGCGACTTCCTCAAGATCAACGGCGAAGGAATCTACGGCGCTCGCCCCTGGAAAATCTTTGGCGAAGGCCCGCTGAAGATGAAGGATGGCCGGCAAGGTGAAAACCACGAGCAGTTTTCTCAAGAGGACATCCGCTTTACCACGAAAGACGGCATGCTCTATGCCTTCGTACTAGCTCCGCCCACGACGGACATTGTGATCAAAACGCTCGCGACTGATGGAATACTCGATCAAGAGATTTCCACTATCGAACTGATGGGCAGCGATGAAGAACTCAAATGGAATCGAGGTGCTTCAGGGCTGACAATCCAGGTACCAAACACTCTGCCCAACACGGTGGTGAGCGGCTTCCGCATTACGTTGAAATAA
- a CDS encoding SGNH/GDSL hydrolase family protein — translation MKYLPNIIIALLIGSFASVDAAPPEAGSIAEKDTTQNWTFKPDPTLPNVLILGDSISIGYTLQVREHLQGKANVFRPMGRNENRRENCGGTTYGLENIDRWLAVQKWDVIHFNWGLHDLKHVKAPGSSDKSNDPDDPTQATLEEYTKNMQTIVGKLKATGAKLIFATTTPVVPGTRNPLRTPEAPVRYNAAARKIMEANNIQVNDLHAFALPHLDQWQKPRNVHFKPAGSDALAKQVATVITNALEAPNQ, via the coding sequence ATGAAGTATTTACCAAACATCATCATCGCACTGTTGATCGGTTCATTCGCATCCGTCGATGCAGCGCCGCCCGAAGCAGGATCGATCGCCGAAAAGGATACAACCCAAAATTGGACCTTCAAGCCCGATCCGACGCTGCCAAATGTGTTGATTCTTGGCGATTCGATCTCGATCGGCTACACCTTACAAGTGCGTGAGCATTTGCAGGGGAAGGCGAATGTGTTCCGTCCCATGGGTCGCAATGAAAATCGGAGAGAAAATTGCGGTGGAACGACTTACGGGCTTGAAAATATTGATCGATGGCTGGCCGTGCAAAAATGGGACGTCATTCATTTTAACTGGGGATTGCACGATCTCAAGCACGTCAAAGCACCTGGGTCCAGTGACAAGTCAAACGATCCCGACGACCCCACGCAAGCGACACTCGAAGAGTATACGAAGAATATGCAGACGATTGTCGGGAAGCTAAAAGCCACGGGTGCAAAGCTAATCTTCGCGACCACCACACCCGTCGTTCCTGGTACGCGCAACCCGCTCCGCACGCCCGAAGCGCCGGTGCGTTACAACGCCGCCGCGCGAAAAATCATGGAAGCGAACAACATCCAGGTGAATGATCTGCATGCTTTTGCTCTGCCGCATCTCGACCAGTGGCAGAAACCCCGCAATGTTCACTTCAAACCCGCAGGATCCGATGCGCTAGCCAAGCAAGTTGCGACCGTGATCACCAACGCACTCGAAGCCCCCAACCAATAA